One genomic window of Bremerella sp. JC817 includes the following:
- a CDS encoding helix-turn-helix domain-containing protein, protein MSVRVVHGANDGRWEMVGKTISEVRRLLDELYNLHPALTAWVNGISCNDATVLQEGDNLEFGKVSGEKGGVQDFWTESEVAELFGASALSDLEQAGIRPSQVAVFSKSQISNWQQTRSRVASACELANRPVFVDFSMMTLRVAEGEFPINDQVRYRLLACLARRPNHFWTVDTLKREVWDDVHGETADATVSREMRRLTSSLRELGITSIWPDSKRHRHALLTT, encoded by the coding sequence ATGTCTGTACGAGTTGTTCATGGTGCTAATGATGGACGTTGGGAGATGGTCGGGAAGACCATCAGTGAAGTGAGAAGGTTGCTGGATGAACTTTACAATCTCCATCCCGCATTGACCGCTTGGGTCAATGGGATTTCCTGCAACGATGCGACCGTACTTCAAGAAGGCGACAATTTGGAGTTCGGTAAGGTATCCGGGGAGAAAGGAGGCGTTCAGGACTTTTGGACCGAAAGCGAAGTCGCAGAACTTTTCGGGGCATCTGCCCTAAGCGACCTTGAGCAAGCAGGCATTCGACCGAGCCAGGTTGCCGTGTTCTCCAAATCTCAAATCTCAAACTGGCAGCAGACTCGGTCACGGGTCGCGTCGGCTTGTGAACTCGCAAACCGTCCCGTCTTTGTAGACTTCTCGATGATGACGCTTCGCGTCGCCGAAGGGGAGTTCCCGATCAACGATCAGGTTCGCTATCGACTCTTGGCCTGCCTCGCACGCCGTCCCAACCACTTTTGGACGGTGGACACGCTCAAACGAGAGGTTTGGGATGATGTTCATGGTGAAACAGCAGATGCGACGGTTAGCCGCGAGATGAGGCGGCTCACAAGTTCGCTACGTGAACTTGGAATCACGAGCATCTGGCCAGACTCAAAGCGGCATCGACATGCATTGTTGACGACGTGA
- a CDS encoding site-specific DNA-methyltransferase, whose translation MNEFVNKIFHADARDLLAKLPSESIDAVICDPMYGTAKNYEYEWGIDPANGDPELHWEYHKPIYEECRRVLKPGGALAWGQGAKFCEHFQDWLGNHRVWTITRFRPKGKSATGHAWVVQTREQKPIPMPDRDSLVICDNVGPIRKLHPCIKMVEELKFVVEELTTPGDIILDCCCGLGSTLLAAEQLDRRWIGCDISQRYSQIAKLRMDNLRQAQEKLRTEKDFIADRC comes from the coding sequence ATGAACGAGTTTGTAAACAAGATCTTCCACGCTGATGCACGTGATCTGCTGGCAAAGCTGCCAAGCGAGTCCATCGACGCCGTGATCTGCGATCCGATGTATGGCACGGCAAAGAACTACGAGTACGAGTGGGGCATCGATCCTGCGAACGGCGACCCTGAACTCCATTGGGAATACCACAAGCCGATCTACGAGGAATGTCGCCGTGTGCTAAAGCCGGGTGGAGCCTTGGCATGGGGGCAAGGAGCTAAGTTCTGCGAGCACTTTCAAGACTGGCTCGGAAACCATCGGGTCTGGACGATCACTCGCTTCCGGCCCAAGGGTAAGTCCGCAACAGGTCACGCTTGGGTCGTGCAAACAAGAGAGCAGAAGCCGATTCCGATGCCGGATCGAGACTCACTCGTGATTTGTGACAACGTCGGCCCAATCCGAAAGCTGCACCCGTGCATCAAGATGGTCGAAGAACTGAAGTTTGTCGTTGAAGAGCTTACGACGCCGGGCGACATCATACTCGATTGCTGCTGTGGCCTCGGTTCAACATTGTTGGCTGCGGAGCAGCTTGACAGGCGATGGATCGGGTGTGACATAAGCCAGCGGTACTCCCAGATTGCAAAGCTGAGGATGGATAACCTTCGGCAGGCTCAAGAGAAGTTGCGGACGGAAAAAGACTTCATAGCCGACCGCTGTTAG